CAGGTCGCGCACCTTTTTACCATGGGCGCGGCCTTCGACATCCGCCAGTTTGTGGACGGCTACCACGACGACAACGTGTACTACAACAACCCGCCCGAGTACCTGCCGGGCGCGCAGAGCGAGCATTTCCAGTGGATGAACATCATCCTGGGCACGGCCGAACACGACTTCTGCAAAGATTCCACTTTCGAAATCGCCCGCATTCTCAGCGACAAAGGCATCCGTTATACCCTGGATGTGAAGCCCTTCGGCAACCACGACTGGCCAGTGTGGCGCGAAATGTTTCCGCAGTACCTTGACTCCATCGGCTAAGCCGCCCCAAACCTCTTTATTTACACTTTCACCCTTGGCCTAACCGCTACCAACACACCCCCTGATTATGAAAAAAATCGGCATCCTCTTCGGGCAGGAAAACACCTTCCCCCAAGCATTTATCGACCGCGTGAATGAGAAAGCACCGGCCGATATCCGCGCCGAATTTGTGCGCATCGACCAGGTTGAGCAGCACGTCGCGCCCAACTACGCCGTCATCATCGACCGGATTTCGCAGGATGTGCCCTTTTACCGGGCCTACCTCAAGAACGCGGCCCTAATGGGCACGGCGGTGATTAACAACCCCTTCTGGTGGTCGGCCGACGAGAAGTTCTTCAACAACGCGCTAGCCGTGCGCCTCGGCGTGCCCGTGCCCAAAACCCTACTCCTGCCCAGCAAGGAGCGCCCCGCCGACACCAGCGAGCGCAGCTTCCGCAACCTGAACATGATGGACTGGGACGCGGCCTTTGCCCACATTGGCTTCCCGGCCTACATGAAGCCCCACTCCGGCGGCGGCTGGAAAAGCGTGTACAAGGTGAATTCGCCCGATGAATTTTTCCGGGCCTACAACGAAACCGGCCAGCTGGTGATGCTTTTCCAGGAAAACGTGGAGTTTACCGACTACTTCCGCTGCTACTGCATTGGCGGCACTGAGGTGCTCATCATGCCCTACGAGCCCCGCAACGAGCCGCACCTGCGCTACGCCACCGAGATGAAAACCACCGGCGAGGCGGGCGAGAAGCTGCTGGCCACCATGAAGGACTACGTCCTGAAGCTCAATGCGGGCTTGGGCTACGACTTCAACACGGTAGAATTTGCAGTGCGCGACGGCATTCCAATTGCCATTGACTTCGGCAACCCCGCCCCCGACGCCGACATCAACTCCGTGGGCGAGAAGAACTTTGAGTGGGTAGTGGAGGCTGCGGCCAACATGGCCATTGCGCGCGCCATCGCGCAGAAATCCGGCGAAGACAACCTGACCTGGGGCACATTCGTGCACCCGCACCGCGCCAAAGCCGGCGAAACCCACTTCACGGTCGGCGACACCCCTCCGGCTCCTAAAAAACCGGCGGCTTCCAAAGCGGCTGCCAAGCCTGCCGCCGCCAAACCCGCTGCGGCAAAGCCCGCGACCCAAAAGGCTGCTGCTCCCAAGGCGGCCGCCAAAAAGCCCGCTGCTAAAAAAGCCGAGTAGGCACTAGCTCGTACGGACGGGCCCGGCGCGCTCCCTAGCGCGCTGGGCTATGCGCCCCCTCCTTTCCTCCTTTCCAATCCGCACCGTCAATGGCCATGCCCGCGTTTACCCTCGGCATCGAGGAAGAATTTCAGACGATTGACCCCGATACCCGGGAGCTGCGCTCCCACCTATCGCAGATAGTAGAAGGCGGCCGGGTAACCCTGCAAGAGCAGGTGAAGGCCGAAATGCACCAGGCCGTGGTGGAAGTAGGCACCAACATCTGCCACAACATCGGCGAGGCGCGCACCGAAGTGTTCCACTTGCGCCGCCAGGTAATGGAGCTGGCCGACAAGCAGAACCTGAAAATTGGGGCGGCCGGTACCCACCCGTTTTCGCGGTGGCAAGACCAGCCCATCACGCCCGACGTCCGCTACGACAAGATTGTGGAGGAGCTGCAGGAAGCGGCCCGCTCCAACCTCGTTTTTGGCATGCACGTGCACGTAGGCATCGAAAACCGCGACATTGGCGTGTACATGATGAACGCGCTGCGGTATTTCCTGCCGCACCTGTTTGCGCTCAGCACCAATTCGCCGTTTTGGGAAGGACGCGAAACGGGGTACAAGTCGTTTCGCACCAAGATATTCGAGCGGTTTCCGCGCACGGGCATCCCGGGCTTCTTCCACAGCGCCAGCGACTACGACGAGTTTTTGCAGCTGCTCATTAAAACCGGCTGCATCGACAACGGCAAAAAAATCTGGTGGGACCTGCGCCTCCACCCTTTTTTCGACACCATCGAGTACCGCATCTGCGACATGATGCTGCGCGCCGACGAAACCATCTGCATCGCGGCCATTATGCAGGCGCTGGTGGCCAAGATTTACAAGCTTAAGATGCAGAACCTCAACTTCCGCATCTACCGTAGCGCGCTGATTAAGGAGAACAAGTGGCGCGCCGCCCGCTACGGCCTCGACGGCAATATGATTGACTTTGGCAAGCAGGAGGAAGTGCCCACCCGCAAGCTGATTTTGGAGCTCCTCGATTTTATTGACGACGTTGTCGACGATTTAGGTAGCCGCCACGAGGTAGAATACGTATTGACGATGATGGAGATGGGCACCGGTGCCGACCGCCAGCTCAAAGTCTTCCGGGAAACCGGCGACTTGAGCAAGGTAGTCGACTATATTCTCGCCGA
This region of Hymenobacter sedentarius genomic DNA includes:
- a CDS encoding ATP-grasp domain-containing protein; translated protein: MKKIGILFGQENTFPQAFIDRVNEKAPADIRAEFVRIDQVEQHVAPNYAVIIDRISQDVPFYRAYLKNAALMGTAVINNPFWWSADEKFFNNALAVRLGVPVPKTLLLPSKERPADTSERSFRNLNMMDWDAAFAHIGFPAYMKPHSGGGWKSVYKVNSPDEFFRAYNETGQLVMLFQENVEFTDYFRCYCIGGTEVLIMPYEPRNEPHLRYATEMKTTGEAGEKLLATMKDYVLKLNAGLGYDFNTVEFAVRDGIPIAIDFGNPAPDADINSVGEKNFEWVVEAAANMAIARAIAQKSGEDNLTWGTFVHPHRAKAGETHFTVGDTPPAPKKPAASKAAAKPAAAKPAAAKPATQKAAAPKAAAKKPAAKKAE
- a CDS encoding carboxylate-amine ligase, with the translated sequence MPAFTLGIEEEFQTIDPDTRELRSHLSQIVEGGRVTLQEQVKAEMHQAVVEVGTNICHNIGEARTEVFHLRRQVMELADKQNLKIGAAGTHPFSRWQDQPITPDVRYDKIVEELQEAARSNLVFGMHVHVGIENRDIGVYMMNALRYFLPHLFALSTNSPFWEGRETGYKSFRTKIFERFPRTGIPGFFHSASDYDEFLQLLIKTGCIDNGKKIWWDLRLHPFFDTIEYRICDMMLRADETICIAAIMQALVAKIYKLKMQNLNFRIYRSALIKENKWRAARYGLDGNMIDFGKQEEVPTRKLILELLDFIDDVVDDLGSRHEVEYVLTMMEMGTGADRQLKVFRETGDLSKVVDYILAETAHGL